From the Acidilutibacter cellobiosedens genome, one window contains:
- a CDS encoding DUF3866 family protein, with the protein MISYKKGTVSKILSEDESTVWFEVIIEDKIERAINYKCLTGEVRVGDVVILNTTAVNLSLGTGGYHFVIFNYSNSSKELEGKGHIMKMRYTPFQIKCLSAEEEDSPYHEKFNSFKSLEKKIFILAEIHSMLAPIAAMIKWLDPTVKVNYIMTDGGALPIGFSNTVKLLKEKKIIDKTVTIGHSFGGDLECVNIYTGLIAAKEILESDITVISMGPGIVGTGSKYGFSGIEQGYISDAVNNLGGTSLIVPRISFKDKRTRHQGVSHHTLTVLGEVSNTKSTVIIPLLGEKKNSVINEQFKEHNIFKRHNVVYEDGKDIEDAMKYFDLNITTMNRGYKDDEEYFITLGAVGKWALSYLKKGR; encoded by the coding sequence CTGATTAGTTATAAAAAAGGAACAGTTTCAAAGATATTATCCGAAGATGAGAGTACGGTATGGTTTGAAGTTATCATAGAGGACAAAATAGAAAGGGCAATTAATTATAAATGCCTTACAGGTGAAGTCAGAGTAGGAGATGTGGTGATATTAAATACTACTGCGGTAAATCTTTCTCTGGGAACAGGCGGTTACCATTTTGTCATTTTCAATTACAGTAATTCCTCAAAAGAATTAGAGGGAAAAGGCCATATTATGAAAATGAGATATACCCCTTTTCAGATAAAATGTTTAAGTGCAGAGGAAGAAGACAGTCCATATCATGAAAAATTTAATTCTTTTAAATCCTTAGAGAAGAAAATTTTTATTTTGGCAGAAATTCACAGTATGCTTGCTCCTATTGCTGCTATGATTAAATGGCTGGATCCGACTGTAAAGGTTAATTATATAATGACGGATGGGGGTGCTCTTCCTATTGGTTTTAGCAATACGGTAAAATTGTTAAAGGAGAAGAAAATAATCGATAAAACTGTTACTATAGGACATTCCTTCGGAGGCGATTTGGAGTGTGTAAACATCTATACAGGATTAATTGCTGCAAAGGAAATACTGGAAAGTGATATTACGGTTATATCAATGGGACCCGGTATTGTAGGAACGGGAAGTAAATATGGGTTTAGTGGTATTGAGCAAGGTTATATATCCGATGCCGTTAATAATTTAGGAGGTACTTCTCTGATTGTTCCAAGAATCAGCTTTAAGGATAAGAGAACAAGGCATCAGGGAGTAAGTCATCATACGTTAACAGTATTGGGAGAGGTATCGAATACCAAAAGTACGGTTATTATTCCATTATTAGGGGAAAAGAAAAATAGTGTTATTAATGAGCAATTTAAAGAGCATAATATATTTAAGCGCCACAATGTTGTATACGAGGACGGAAAAGATATTGAGGATGCCATGAAATATTTTGATTTGAATATTACTACTATGAATCGGGGATATAAGGATGATGAAGAATATTTTATTACATTGGGAGCTGTAGGGAAATGGGCTTTAAGTTATTTAAAGAAAGGGAGGTAG
- a CDS encoding DUF917 domain-containing protein, whose product MIKLTRQDLIDILYGATILGTGGGGSLSDGIKKIDEALDLNKEFILVDFDELEDDDLIATPYSCGAISPLTEEEIKKYEGLPVTEEASHVIALREMEKYLGKEVKAVISTELGGGNTATAFYSGAMAGKYIVDADPAGRSVPELQHSTYYLNNVSIHPMSLVNKFGESVIITNVVNDFRAESLVRALAVVSQNSIAVVDHVEPTKTLKKAVIRGAITNALKIGRAYRTAKENNEDISEKIADSGKGKVIFKGCIFSNDWDTLEGFTVGTLTIKGSGEYNNDEFKVWYKNENIITWRNGKYDAVVPDLICIFNEDEKEPLLNPYGKEGMKVSVIVLPAPKEWTTEKGLKTFGPRHFGHDIDWKPYI is encoded by the coding sequence ATGATAAAACTTACAAGACAGGATTTAATAGATATACTTTATGGTGCAACTATATTAGGAACCGGAGGAGGGGGAAGCTTATCTGACGGTATAAAAAAAATTGATGAGGCTTTGGACCTTAACAAGGAATTCATCCTTGTTGATTTTGATGAATTAGAGGATGATGATCTTATTGCTACTCCATACTCATGCGGAGCAATATCTCCCTTAACAGAAGAAGAAATAAAAAAATATGAAGGACTTCCGGTAACAGAAGAAGCTTCCCATGTTATTGCTCTCAGGGAAATGGAGAAATATCTCGGAAAGGAAGTAAAAGCAGTGATATCTACGGAACTTGGAGGTGGAAATACTGCAACAGCTTTTTATAGCGGAGCAATGGCGGGAAAGTATATAGTGGATGCTGACCCGGCAGGAAGGTCGGTGCCGGAACTTCAACATTCGACTTATTATTTAAACAATGTAAGTATTCATCCTATGTCCTTAGTAAATAAATTCGGAGAATCTGTCATAATTACTAATGTGGTGAATGACTTTAGAGCTGAATCTTTAGTCAGAGCTTTGGCAGTTGTAAGCCAAAACAGTATAGCGGTAGTAGATCATGTTGAACCGACAAAGACTTTGAAAAAAGCAGTTATAAGAGGTGCAATAACGAATGCTTTGAAAATCGGGAGAGCATATAGAACAGCAAAGGAAAATAATGAAGATATATCAGAAAAAATAGCGGACTCCGGCAAGGGAAAAGTAATATTTAAAGGATGTATCTTTTCCAATGATTGGGATACATTGGAAGGTTTTACTGTGGGAACACTTACAATAAAGGGAAGTGGTGAGTACAATAATGATGAATTTAAAGTATGGTATAAAAATGAAAATATAATAACTTGGAGAAACGGTAAATATGATGCGGTAGTACCGGATCTTATTTGTATATTTAACGAAGACGAAAAAGAACCATTATTAAATCCCTACGGAAAAGAAGGGATGAAAGTTTCCGTTATAGTACTTCCCGCGCCGAAAGAATGGACTACCGAAAAGGGTTTAAAGACTTTTGGGCCAAGGCACTTCGGGCATGATATAGATTGGAAACCGTATATATAA
- a CDS encoding PucR family transcriptional regulator encodes MFITISDALKLPSLREGEVVAGIGGLNRRIHRVSVCECPDLPIDLEIIGKENLLFVEGEFLITSFYALKDSRDILLDTIKLYNKYNSSGICIVKRYFKEIDKSVIDYANKVNYPIIMIRRDIPYADIIMDVSKALLSNQDSQINISILNDILNENNTKEEIVSLAYRLNPRFLENISVLCISFDKYDESKAKYLMSLFENRPDTFLTLYYNYILMFVYSDNKISKEEMDRNVKRMAAILDSQVSKYNIGISNSFEKLYQIKAAIEQSISSCKVSKFEGSKTEFYNQIGTYKLLMTIKENEILKTFYEEFMQPLIEYDSNKKGDLVKTLLLYIKHKGNIKSMAKESFQHENTIRYRVFKIKELLGFEDREFEFFENICMIYKISKILKM; translated from the coding sequence TTGTTTATAACAATATCTGATGCTTTAAAACTTCCTTCTTTAAGAGAAGGAGAAGTAGTTGCAGGGATCGGAGGCTTAAACAGAAGAATCCATAGAGTAAGTGTATGCGAGTGTCCGGATCTGCCAATAGATTTGGAAATAATAGGGAAAGAAAATTTGCTGTTTGTAGAAGGAGAATTTTTAATAACAAGTTTTTATGCATTAAAGGATTCAAGGGATATTCTTCTTGATACTATAAAATTATATAATAAATACAATTCGAGTGGAATTTGCATTGTAAAAAGATATTTTAAAGAAATTGATAAGTCGGTAATAGATTATGCAAATAAGGTAAATTATCCGATTATAATGATCAGAAGGGACATTCCCTATGCGGATATAATAATGGATGTGAGTAAAGCTTTATTGTCAAATCAGGACAGTCAAATAAATATATCCATTTTAAACGATATTTTAAACGAAAATAATACAAAAGAGGAAATTGTGTCCTTGGCCTATAGATTAAATCCGAGATTCTTGGAAAATATAAGCGTATTGTGCATATCATTTGATAAATATGATGAGAGTAAGGCTAAATATTTAATGTCCCTATTTGAAAACAGACCTGATACTTTTTTAACCTTGTACTATAATTATATTCTAATGTTTGTTTATTCTGATAACAAAATAAGCAAAGAAGAAATGGATAGAAATGTAAAGAGGATGGCTGCTATATTGGATTCACAGGTATCAAAATATAATATCGGAATAAGTAATTCCTTTGAAAAGTTGTATCAAATAAAAGCTGCAATCGAGCAGTCAATATCGTCATGTAAAGTTTCAAAGTTTGAGGGCAGTAAAACGGAGTTTTACAATCAGATAGGAACATATAAATTATTGATGACAATAAAGGAAAATGAAATCTTAAAAACATTTTATGAAGAATTTATGCAGCCTTTAATAGAATATGATTCAAATAAAAAAGGAGATCTTGTAAAAACTCTTCTACTTTATATAAAGCATAAGGGAAATATAAAGTCTATGGCTAAAGAAAGTTTTCAACATGAAAATACTATAAGATACAGAGTTTTTAAAATAAAAGAATTATTAGGATTTGAAGATAGAGAATTTGAGTTTTTTGAGAATATATGTATGATATACAAAATATCAAAAATTTTAAAAATGTAA
- a CDS encoding MraY family glycosyltransferase: MVKEAIIVFGLSLSLSCISTPFLLKMLAKSNCLCQNYKNEEIPVGMGLMFIIVQVIVLSFLFIIERDNYFLLVYSVSFVLMGMIGMIDDLIGDKSIKGFKGHIRALTKGTLTTGMLKALIGFFISLFVSIVISENTADGILNIFLIALFINFINLFDLRPGRALKMFLFISIFFLLTTKLNVSSLVIFSFYGIIIRYLPLDLKAKAMMGDVGSNILGLTLGIYCALNYTFHIKLIYLAVLILIQIVSEFFSFSSIIEKSRFLKFIDNLGR; this comes from the coding sequence ATGGTCAAAGAGGCTATTATAGTTTTTGGCTTGAGCTTGTCTCTTTCTTGCATTTCAACTCCTTTTTTATTGAAGATGCTTGCTAAAAGCAATTGTTTATGCCAAAATTATAAAAATGAAGAAATTCCGGTAGGAATGGGATTGATGTTTATAATAGTTCAGGTAATTGTGCTAAGCTTTCTGTTTATTATAGAGAGAGATAACTATTTCTTACTGGTATACTCAGTTTCATTTGTATTAATGGGAATGATCGGAATGATTGATGATCTGATAGGAGATAAAAGCATTAAGGGATTTAAGGGGCATATCCGGGCTTTGACTAAAGGAACTCTTACAACAGGAATGCTGAAGGCGTTAATCGGTTTTTTTATTTCTTTGTTTGTTTCCATAGTTATCTCGGAAAACACAGCAGATGGGATTTTAAATATTTTTTTGATTGCTTTATTTATTAATTTTATCAATTTATTTGATTTAAGGCCTGGAAGAGCGTTAAAGATGTTTTTGTTTATATCGATTTTTTTCTTGCTAACTACAAAATTAAATGTGAGCTCTTTGGTTATTTTTTCTTTTTATGGAATAATTATTAGGTATTTACCTTTGGATTTAAAAGCTAAAGCTATGATGGGAGATGTGGGTTCAAATATCTTGGGTTTGACTCTGGGAATTTATTGTGCGTTAAATTATACTTTCCATATTAAATTAATTTATTTAGCGGTACTTATATTGATCCAAATTGTTTCCGAATTTTTTTCTTTTTCGAGTATAATAGAGAAAAGCAGATTTTTGAAATTTATCGATAATTTGGGAAGGTAG
- the spo0A gene encoding sporulation transcription factor Spo0A, protein MGKVNILIADDNREFCDILSEYVSMHEDFEVVGIAKDGLEAVDLVAKKLPDVLILDIIMPHLDGLGVIEKINSMVLEKYPKIIVLSAVGQDKITQRAIELGVDYYIVKPFDFEVFIKRLKQITGVNVEKPSQRQYINIPKQTFVNQENKNMEAKITNIIHEIGVPAHIKGYLYLREAIFMVIDNIELLGAVTKELYPSIARKYNTTPSRVERAIRHAIEVAWGRGKIDTIDSIFGYTVHTDKGKPTNSEFIAMVADKLRLEQEMAESKS, encoded by the coding sequence TTGGGGAAAGTAAACATACTTATTGCAGATGACAATAGGGAATTTTGTGACATTCTTTCAGAGTATGTCAGTATGCATGAAGATTTTGAGGTGGTAGGTATAGCAAAGGATGGTCTTGAAGCAGTTGATTTAGTGGCAAAGAAATTGCCGGATGTGCTTATATTGGATATTATTATGCCTCATCTTGATGGATTGGGAGTTATAGAAAAAATCAACAGCATGGTTTTAGAAAAGTATCCCAAAATTATTGTCTTATCGGCGGTCGGTCAGGATAAGATAACTCAAAGAGCTATTGAGCTGGGGGTGGATTATTATATTGTTAAACCTTTTGACTTTGAAGTGTTTATTAAACGATTAAAACAAATAACAGGTGTTAATGTTGAAAAACCAAGTCAAAGGCAATATATAAATATACCTAAGCAAACCTTTGTAAATCAAGAAAATAAAAATATGGAGGCAAAAATAACAAATATTATACATGAAATCGGAGTGCCGGCACATATAAAGGGATATTTGTATTTAAGAGAGGCTATATTTATGGTTATAGATAATATAGAACTATTGGGAGCGGTTACAAAGGAATTATATCCAAGTATAGCAAGAAAATACAATACTACTCCGAGCAGGGTAGAAAGAGCTATACGCCATGCCATCGAAGTGGCATGGGGAAGAGGGAAAATAGATACCATAGACAGTATTTTCGGATATACCGTTCATACCGACAAGGGGAAACCTACGAACTCAGAATTTATTGCAATGGTTGCCGACAAATTAAGACTGGAACAGGAAATGGCGGAGAGCAAAAGTTAG
- the spoIIM gene encoding stage II sporulation protein M: MQNKLKSGIYKYFRENFVLYLVMFICLIVGIVAGAITIKILNDTQKTSILTFFNSFFKVLENNDFNSTEVFKQSLWDNLKTIFIIWATGLIVIGVAVIPVILSIRGFALGFTVGFLVNEFGLKGFLFSLLVVLPQNLFIIPGIISISSAGVSFSINRIRRRKERLYRNNLISDIINYSFIVLLFAMLVIVGSIIEGYVSPIFMKFVTEIK; encoded by the coding sequence TTGCAAAATAAATTGAAAAGCGGAATTTATAAATATTTCAGGGAAAATTTTGTTTTATATCTTGTAATGTTTATTTGTCTGATAGTGGGAATTGTTGCAGGTGCGATTACAATTAAGATTTTAAATGATACTCAGAAGACAAGTATCTTAACCTTTTTTAATTCCTTTTTTAAGGTGTTGGAAAATAATGATTTTAACAGTACGGAAGTGTTTAAACAATCTCTTTGGGATAATTTGAAAACAATATTTATTATCTGGGCAACAGGGCTTATAGTTATAGGAGTAGCCGTTATACCAGTTATTTTATCAATAAGGGGTTTTGCCCTGGGTTTTACCGTAGGATTTCTTGTTAACGAATTTGGATTAAAGGGTTTTTTATTTTCTTTATTAGTTGTATTGCCTCAAAATTTATTTATTATTCCAGGTATCATTTCTATATCTTCCGCAGGAGTGTCATTTTCTATAAATAGGATAAGAAGAAGAAAAGAAAGATTATACAGGAATAATCTTATTTCGGATATTATCAATTATTCGTTTATAGTATTACTTTTTGCGATGTTAGTTATCGTTGGAAGTATAATAGAAGGATATGTAAGTCCGATTTTTATGAAATTTGTTACAGAAATAAAGTAA
- a CDS encoding AroM family protein: protein MLRQVIDLYEIMDDKNVTGQDVVDVFKNESGDFEYKINRVTTDKGSTDFIYIKIKGRNGKSIGKSAPTLGITGTLGGIGARPKLTGFVSDGDGALTVLAAGLKILRMNKKGDRLDSDVIITTHICPNAPVVDHFPVPFMGSSVDDEDINENCIYEDMDAIISVDTTKGNEIINNNGYAISNTVKEGYILSVSKYLLDIMKRTTGKMPVVFPLAQQDITPYGNRLSHLNSILQPSTVTKAPVLGIAITTELPIAGCATGSTHLFDIEQAARYIVEIAKEFPKNPNLFYDPKEYNIIKRLYGSQRRFQTKGVQIKKKVGLITMGQAARSDITENINDILEPELEVISIGALDGYNYDEVKEKFWPAKGEPFIVTIIGEDKIVKISENSAWKLVQKKIEELEERNIKASMLMCTGKFKDFNKKSMVLQPEKIIRATLDAIGVERIGILVPEEEQIRDSCKQYERYKPIIKSAEPYEDKKFISEKAKEFKSEDVDIILMDCMGYTEDMGNIVEKESGKNVLVPRVLATRLLKTLA, encoded by the coding sequence ATGCTTAGACAAGTTATAGATTTATATGAAATTATGGATGATAAAAATGTTACAGGACAGGATGTAGTAGATGTTTTTAAAAATGAATCCGGTGATTTTGAATATAAAATAAACAGAGTGACTACGGACAAGGGAAGCACAGATTTTATATATATAAAAATAAAAGGTAGAAATGGAAAATCAATTGGTAAAAGTGCTCCTACCCTTGGGATAACGGGGACTCTCGGAGGTATAGGTGCAAGACCGAAATTAACCGGATTTGTTTCGGACGGGGATGGTGCTTTGACCGTATTGGCAGCGGGCCTTAAGATTCTGAGAATGAATAAAAAAGGTGACAGACTTGACTCCGATGTCATCATTACAACCCATATATGTCCTAATGCCCCTGTTGTAGATCATTTTCCCGTTCCGTTTATGGGATCATCGGTAGATGATGAAGATATAAATGAAAATTGCATATATGAAGACATGGATGCAATTATAAGTGTAGATACAACAAAGGGAAACGAGATTATAAATAATAACGGATATGCTATATCAAACACGGTAAAAGAAGGATATATATTAAGCGTAAGTAAATACCTTTTAGATATAATGAAAAGAACGACAGGCAAGATGCCGGTAGTATTTCCCTTGGCACAACAGGATATAACTCCTTATGGAAATAGGCTTTCTCATCTTAACAGTATATTGCAGCCTTCTACAGTTACAAAAGCTCCTGTATTGGGGATAGCTATAACAACTGAACTTCCTATAGCAGGATGTGCAACAGGGTCGACTCACTTGTTTGATATAGAACAGGCGGCAAGATATATAGTAGAAATAGCAAAAGAATTTCCTAAGAATCCAAATTTATTTTATGACCCTAAAGAATATAACATTATTAAAAGACTTTATGGCAGTCAGAGAAGATTTCAAACTAAGGGAGTTCAGATCAAGAAAAAAGTCGGATTGATTACTATGGGACAGGCAGCAAGAAGTGACATTACCGAAAATATAAATGATATACTTGAGCCTGAATTAGAGGTAATTTCCATAGGAGCATTGGATGGCTACAATTATGATGAAGTGAAAGAAAAATTTTGGCCTGCAAAGGGAGAACCTTTTATTGTGACAATAATAGGAGAAGACAAAATTGTTAAGATATCTGAAAATAGTGCATGGAAATTAGTCCAGAAAAAGATAGAAGAACTTGAAGAAAGAAATATAAAAGCATCAATGCTTATGTGTACAGGTAAATTTAAAGATTTCAATAAGAAATCCATGGTTTTACAGCCCGAGAAGATAATAAGGGCTACATTAGACGCAATTGGAGTGGAAAGAATAGGAATACTTGTGCCTGAGGAAGAACAGATCAGAGATTCATGTAAGCAGTATGAGAGATATAAGCCGATTATAAAGTCAGCAGAACCTTATGAAGATAAAAAATTTATTTCTGAAAAGGCAAAGGAATTTAAAAGTGAAGATGTAGATATCATTTTGATGGATTGTATGGGATATACGGAAGATATGGGAAATATAGTAGAAAAAGAATCCGGTAAAAATGTACTTGTGCCAAGGGTATTGGCAACAAGGCTGTTAAAGACTTTGGCTTGA
- a CDS encoding glycosyltransferase family 2 protein — MYKKGKSRIVAVIPAYNEENTIENTINALKKISLIDDIVVVDDGSSDNTWNIINEMNVQAIRLNENHGKGYAIKEALKKIDFNYLVLVDGDLGETSSEIEKLIYPVIENVVDVSIAKFPQPKKKGGFGFVKKLARYGVYKYTGTKINTSLSGQRVYNKKVIDNMCYIPDRFGVEVAMTVETLRMGYTVGEIDVNMSHRETGRSIRDFTHRGKQFLDIFVTLIKLKFKG; from the coding sequence ATGTATAAGAAAGGGAAAAGCAGAATTGTTGCGGTGATCCCTGCTTATAATGAAGAGAATACAATAGAAAATACTATAAATGCTTTAAAAAAAATCAGTTTGATTGATGATATTGTAGTCGTTGATGACGGATCTTCGGATAACACATGGAATATAATTAATGAAATGAATGTACAGGCTATCAGGCTTAACGAAAATCATGGGAAGGGCTATGCTATAAAGGAAGCATTGAAGAAAATTGATTTTAATTATTTAGTGTTAGTTGATGGAGATTTGGGAGAAACGAGCAGTGAGATTGAAAAATTAATTTATCCGGTTATAGAAAATGTAGTAGATGTAAGTATTGCAAAGTTTCCCCAACCAAAGAAAAAGGGAGGATTTGGCTTTGTAAAGAAGTTAGCAAGATATGGAGTTTATAAATATACCGGAACTAAAATTAATACTTCTTTATCCGGACAAAGAGTGTATAATAAAAAAGTAATAGATAATATGTGCTATATACCGGATAGATTTGGGGTAGAAGTTGCTATGACGGTAGAAACTTTAAGAATGGGATATACCGTTGGGGAAATCGATGTGAATATGAGTCATAGAGAGACAGGAAGAAGTATAAGGGATTTTACTCATAGAGGTAAGCAATTTCTCGATATTTTTGTAACTTTAATAAAACTAAAATTCAAAGGGTGA
- a CDS encoding NUDIX hydrolase: MGFEEKTMKTEKIYEGKILNLRIDMVELPDKKYSKREIVEHPGAVAIAALTDDNEIILVKQYRKAVEKELVEIPAGMLEISEEPREAAVRELKEETGFSADKMEYICEFYTSPGFTNEKLYLFLATGLKAGESHPENDEYIDVLKFKLDNLVDMVWKGQILDSKTIIGAFAVSSYLQNKR, translated from the coding sequence ATGGGCTTTGAAGAAAAGACTATGAAAACCGAAAAGATATATGAAGGCAAAATATTAAATTTGAGAATAGATATGGTGGAACTTCCTGATAAAAAATATTCAAAGAGGGAAATTGTAGAGCATCCCGGTGCAGTTGCTATTGCTGCTTTAACTGATGATAATGAAATTATATTGGTTAAGCAGTATAGAAAAGCGGTAGAAAAAGAATTGGTAGAAATACCTGCAGGAATGTTGGAGATTTCAGAGGAACCAAGAGAAGCCGCTGTTAGGGAATTGAAAGAAGAGACCGGGTTTTCGGCCGATAAAATGGAGTATATATGTGAATTTTATACATCTCCGGGCTTTACAAATGAGAAACTTTATCTATTTTTGGCAACTGGATTAAAAGCGGGAGAATCTCATCCTGAGAATGATGAATATATCGATGTTTTAAAATTTAAATTAGATAATTTGGTCGACATGGTTTGGAAAGGTCAGATATTGGACAGCAAAACAATAATAGGGGCCTTTGCTGTCAGCAGTTATTTACAAAATAAGAGATAA
- the steA gene encoding putative cytokinetic ring protein SteA — MIIRGKVKKDRKTKNLVKRLKLGDIALISHRDLDEIAATSLVEKKVKCVINLDETISGKYPNQGPSILLKAGIPIFETDNEKLFDLVNEGDTIEVNEDHITRNDEVISSCHLLDAEDVKRELGIGYKNLEEELDKFIENTLEYAKKEKGLVTGNLKIPKIKTKIDKRHVLVVVRGKDYKRDLEAIQAYINEVKPILIGVDGGGDAILEFGQIPDIVIGDMDSISDRCLKAAKEIVVHAYPNGEAPGLKRVKDLGLEAVVFPAPGTSEDIALLLAYSNNADLIVAVGTHNNMIDFLEKGRKGMASTFLVRLKVGAKLIDAKGVNKLYHGHLKMKYIIGLAVAALLPIIVITLMFPPMRELIALLKIRLRIMFGL; from the coding sequence ATGATTATTAGAGGGAAGGTTAAGAAGGATAGGAAGACCAAAAATTTAGTTAAAAGATTAAAGCTGGGGGATATAGCCTTAATATCCCATAGGGACTTGGATGAAATAGCGGCCACTTCATTAGTGGAAAAAAAAGTAAAATGTGTAATCAACTTAGATGAAACTATCAGCGGGAAATACCCTAATCAAGGGCCTTCAATTTTATTAAAAGCAGGAATACCCATATTTGAAACAGATAATGAAAAGCTTTTCGATCTTGTTAATGAAGGAGATACTATTGAAGTCAATGAAGATCATATAACAAGAAATGATGAAGTTATTTCTTCATGTCATCTTTTAGATGCGGAAGACGTAAAGAGAGAGTTGGGTATAGGATATAAAAATCTTGAAGAAGAATTGGATAAGTTCATAGAGAATACATTGGAATATGCAAAAAAAGAAAAGGGCTTAGTAACCGGAAATCTTAAAATACCCAAAATTAAAACCAAAATTGATAAAAGGCATGTATTGGTAGTAGTAAGAGGAAAGGATTATAAAAGAGATTTAGAAGCTATACAGGCATATATAAACGAGGTTAAACCTATATTGATAGGAGTGGATGGGGGCGGAGATGCGATACTTGAATTTGGACAGATACCGGATATAGTTATCGGCGATATGGACAGCATAAGTGACAGATGTTTAAAAGCAGCAAAAGAAATAGTTGTACATGCGTATCCTAACGGAGAGGCTCCTGGGCTTAAAAGGGTTAAAGACTTGGGGTTGGAGGCTGTAGTTTTTCCTGCTCCGGGAACAAGCGAAGACATAGCTTTATTGCTTGCTTATTCAAATAATGCGGATTTGATAGTAGCTGTAGGTACTCATAATAATATGATTGATTTTTTGGAAAAAGGAAGAAAAGGCATGGCAAGTACATTTTTAGTCAGACTGAAAGTTGGAGCAAAGTTAATAGATGCAAAGGGAGTAAATAAGCTGTATCATGGACATTTAAAGATGAAATATATTATAGGTCTTGCAGTAGCTGCTTTGTTGCCTATTATTGTTATTACTCTTATGTTTCCGCCTATGAGAGAATTAATTGCATTACTGAAGATAAGATTAAGAATAATGTTTGGACTGTAA
- a CDS encoding copper transporter, which translates to MKFYIVSIASIFLALAIGIYIGFSLNSKDFLIEQKEGIVEGLEKQFADLRSENDNLKNEMEGLEKENQLYKDFSKAVYPEVIKNKLNGIKIAIIETTDDYVYSGLGQDLKMAGGNVVSITTIKDDFDDEEFLKKIYENHNIAKKEGKSYVQQAMEDLTNYIITSEKSPIIDYLNEDNIIGTVGEYNEPVDYIIVAGGANTEDPNRVNLIDKEIIEFAKKNNIPVIGIEKENVNYSYISYYKDLRITTVDNADTIMGKTALILAMEGRPGNYGVKSTSEELIPNVNYPITNE; encoded by the coding sequence ATGAAGTTTTACATTGTTTCCATAGCTTCAATTTTTCTTGCATTGGCTATCGGAATATATATAGGTTTTAGTTTGAATTCTAAGGATTTTCTGATAGAACAGAAAGAAGGAATTGTAGAGGGACTTGAAAAGCAATTTGCTGATTTAAGAAGTGAGAATGATAATTTGAAAAATGAAATGGAGGGGTTAGAAAAAGAAAATCAATTATACAAGGATTTCTCAAAGGCTGTATACCCTGAAGTCATTAAAAATAAATTAAACGGAATTAAAATAGCAATAATTGAAACTACAGACGATTATGTTTATTCAGGTCTGGGTCAAGATTTAAAAATGGCAGGAGGAAATGTAGTCAGTATAACTACGATAAAAGATGATTTTGATGATGAAGAATTTTTAAAGAAAATATATGAAAATCACAATATAGCAAAGAAGGAAGGCAAAAGCTATGTTCAGCAGGCCATGGAGGATCTGACTAATTATATAATTACTTCTGAAAAAAGCCCTATAATTGATTATTTAAATGAAGATAATATTATAGGTACTGTAGGGGAATATAATGAGCCCGTAGATTATATAATTGTTGCAGGAGGAGCAAATACTGAAGATCCTAATAGAGTTAATCTGATAGATAAAGAAATAATTGAATTTGCCAAAAAAAATAATATTCCTGTAATAGGAATAGAAAAGGAAAATGTTAATTATTCTTATATAAGTTACTATAAGGATCTAAGAATAACAACTGTCGATAATGCAGATACAATTATGGGAAAAACGGCATTAATATTGGCAATGGAAGGAAGGCCAGGGAATTACGGAGTTAAAAGTACAAGTGAAGAGTTAATACCTAATGTTAATTATCCTATAACTAATGAGTGA